From one Anaerotruncus rubiinfantis genomic stretch:
- a CDS encoding S1C family serine protease codes for MSDYNPNEPQNFENNQHTDAPDGAQHSEGASPNVWNVPPQSNNNGDAYRPPYYAQQAHHQEPPRQEEKAPQQYSASGGWQQPNTNGSRKEPYQWNMADYDKAHAAKPKRKNKGLMVFSVIMCSVLVVSLVSFAGVGIYSTFARAPQETEPSASEPTVNVPASNLPGITLQDKPAVNDAPSADGKLSTEQIVEKVAPSIVAITTYANTGYSGYQAEGMGSGIIMREDGYIVTNAHVVEGAQGITVTLHDGETKYEGRVVGIDTKTDLAVVKVDATGLSAADFGNSDQIKVGETVIAIGNPQSMEFAGSVTQGIVSGLNRSLTASGGNGTATTYQSLIQTDAAINPGNSGGALVNEYGQIIGINSAKVIATGAEGMGFAIPSAVAKPIVDDLINYGRVTGRVRLGITASAVDEVLGRLNGWPTGLLVQSTEADSDISKKGVIPGDIITKADGNDLDGFQALTDALEGKKPGDTVDLEVYRPSTRRNESGRFFNITVTLMEDMGDAVSTQNPQDNTQQNPGYGQYPGNDGNSGYGQNPNTDEFEDFFRDFFG; via the coding sequence ATGAGTGACTATAACCCGAACGAACCGCAAAACTTTGAAAACAACCAACATACGGACGCGCCGGACGGCGCGCAGCATTCCGAAGGCGCTTCCCCAAATGTCTGGAACGTGCCGCCGCAGTCAAACAACAATGGTGACGCCTACCGGCCGCCCTATTACGCGCAGCAGGCGCACCACCAGGAGCCGCCGCGCCAGGAAGAAAAGGCTCCGCAGCAGTATTCCGCGTCGGGCGGCTGGCAGCAGCCGAATACGAACGGCTCGCGCAAGGAACCCTACCAGTGGAACATGGCGGACTATGACAAGGCCCACGCCGCCAAACCCAAGCGCAAAAACAAGGGCCTGATGGTCTTTTCGGTCATCATGTGCTCGGTGCTGGTCGTATCGCTCGTGTCCTTTGCGGGCGTGGGCATCTACAGCACCTTCGCGCGGGCGCCGCAAGAGACCGAACCCTCCGCGAGCGAACCGACTGTGAACGTCCCGGCAAGCAACCTGCCCGGCATCACCCTGCAGGACAAACCAGCTGTGAACGACGCCCCTTCCGCGGATGGCAAACTTTCGACCGAACAGATTGTCGAGAAGGTCGCGCCGTCGATCGTGGCGATCACCACCTATGCGAATACCGGTTACAGCGGTTATCAGGCCGAAGGCATGGGCAGCGGGATCATCATGCGCGAGGACGGCTACATCGTGACCAACGCGCACGTCGTGGAAGGCGCGCAGGGTATCACTGTGACGCTGCATGACGGCGAAACCAAATATGAAGGCCGTGTGGTTGGTATTGATACCAAAACCGACCTTGCGGTTGTGAAGGTTGACGCGACCGGCCTGAGCGCGGCGGATTTCGGCAATTCCGACCAGATCAAAGTCGGTGAGACGGTCATTGCGATCGGCAACCCCCAGTCGATGGAATTCGCGGGCAGCGTCACCCAGGGCATTGTTTCCGGTCTGAACCGCTCGCTGACCGCTTCGGGCGGCAACGGCACCGCGACCACCTATCAGAGCCTTATCCAGACCGACGCTGCCATCAATCCCGGCAACTCCGGCGGCGCGCTGGTCAATGAATATGGCCAGATCATCGGCATCAACTCTGCCAAAGTCATTGCAACCGGCGCGGAAGGCATGGGCTTTGCCATCCCGTCTGCGGTTGCGAAACCGATCGTGGACGACCTGATCAACTACGGGCGCGTCACCGGGCGCGTGCGTCTCGGCATCACCGCAAGCGCGGTCGATGAGGTGCTTGGGCGCCTCAACGGCTGGCCGACCGGCCTGCTGGTGCAGTCCACCGAGGCGGACTCCGATATCTCGAAGAAGGGCGTCATCCCGGGCGACATCATCACCAAGGCGGATGGCAATGATCTGGACGGCTTCCAGGCGCTGACCGATGCGCTGGAAGGCAAAAAACCCGGCGACACGGTGGATCTGGAGGTTTACCGTCCGTCCACACGCAGGAACGAATCGGGCCGTTTCTTCAACATCACCGTCACGCTGATGGAGGATATGGGGGACGCCGTTTCGACCCAGAATCCGCAGGACAACACCCAGCAGAATCCGGGATACGGCCAGTACCCGGGCAATGACGGAAACTCCGGCTACGGGCAGAATCCGAACACCGATGAATTTGAGGATTTCTTCCGGGATTTCTTCGGCTGA